One Thermodesulfobacteriota bacterium genomic window carries:
- a CDS encoding DUF5615 family PIN-like protein, with translation MAVAIYMDVHIPRAITVGLRLRGVDVITAQEDNSANLADQELLERATALRRVLFTFDDDLLIEATKRQVQGNPFTGLIYAYPSRVSIGSCIRDIEIIAKAAELDDIANRVEFLPL, from the coding sequence ATGGCTGTCGCCATTTACATGGATGTCCACATTCCCAGAGCCATTACAGTCGGTTTGCGGCTTCGTGGTGTTGATGTTATTACCGCACAAGAAGACAACTCGGCCAATCTCGCTGACCAAGAGTTACTGGAACGCGCCACTGCCTTACGGCGAGTCCTATTCACCTTCGACGATGACCTGCTGATCGAAGCTACAAAACGGCAAGTACAGGGTAATCCCTTTACCGGTCTGATTTATGCTTATCCCTCGCGCGTTTCGATCGGAAGCTGCATCCGTGATATAGAAATTATCGCTAAGGCGGCAGAGCTTGATGATATCGCCAATCGAGTGGAGTTTTTA
- a CDS encoding DUF433 domain-containing protein — protein MSVAETRYEHIVIGEDGTPIVSGTTMKVVELVAERIAYGWSPEELHFQHPYLTLGQIHSALAYYWDHVEELNKDLERRLKKVEKIRQASGPSPLVARLKSKGLL, from the coding sequence ATGTCCGTCGCAGAAACAAGATACGAGCATATTGTTATTGGTGAGGATGGAACACCCATCGTCTCCGGCACAACTATGAAGGTGGTCGAACTTGTTGCTGAAAGAATTGCTTACGGGTGGAGTCCGGAGGAGCTACACTTTCAGCACCCTTATTTGACTTTAGGGCAAATCCATTCGGCCCTGGCTTATTACTGGGACCACGTGGAGGAACTCAATAAAGACCTGGAACGTCGACTGAAAAAAGTGGAGAAAATCAGGCAAGCCAGCGGACCATCACCTTTAGTTGCCAGGTTAAAATCCAAAGGTTTGCTGTAA